In Daucus carota subsp. sativus chromosome 4, DH1 v3.0, whole genome shotgun sequence, one DNA window encodes the following:
- the LOC135152155 gene encoding uncharacterized protein LOC135152155 → MPVQTPLSGESLERAKHVLGLSTGLGDGSSLLTPENLERLDMAANIPRFIKRSTKYEDLFREASDSQAPLPTKPLSQLPSPSLEQKKTSSGGRKRDPSKTAEAGSSAEGRTSKKPRLTLARSSPASSSSQKTQLFQRMLSDQVPEATVREWDRLSIAEATRDKVVANAKSLFLDLNMGEHVADTARVNEKMRADLKQAKADLASAVKDRDLVRKANQELKEAEAKVREERRKEDAVRRSLEEETDGLGKMVKRLEGQVKELQEAAVAAKATRKEREAAVFEAGVAAGVKDCVKSAYRFFPDNDWAKLGPDAALALEEAKVEDATSSEKVEAGAKEVLGGTSEGETAAKDRQEAEKASLPELDVVAQVEALVVAPSQNAISSDALAIDEVPKASSSPVAS, encoded by the exons atgccagtgcagactcctctGTCGGGggagtcccttgagagggccaagcatgtgttggggctatccaccgggctaggtgatggctccagcctgcttactccagagaatctggagaggctcg ATATGGCTGCCAACATCCCCCGGTTTATCAAGCGTTCCACTAAGTACGAGGATCTGTTCAGGGAAGCCTCCGATTCTCAGGCTCCCCTTCCTACCAAGCCACTTTCCCAGCTCCCTTCTCCCTCTCTGGAGCAGAAGAAGACCTCCTCCGGGGGTCGCAAGCGGGACCCCTCCAAGACTGCTGAGGcggggtcttcagctgaaggccgtACAAGCAAGAAGCCCAGGTTAACCCTGGCCCGCAGCTCTCCCGCTTCCTCCTCTTCTCAAAAGACTCAGCTCTTTCAGCGAATGCTCTCTGACCAGGTCCCCGAGGCTACCGTTCGGGAGTGGGACAGGCTTTCAATAGCCGAGGCCACCCGTGACAAGGTGGTGGCCAACGCTAAGAGCCTGTTCCTCGATCTGAATATGGGGGAGCATGTTGCTGACACAGCCCGGGTCAACGAGAAGATGAGGGCGGATTTGAAGCAGGCTAAGGCGGACCTGGCTTCCGCTGTCAAAGACAGAGATCTTGTGCGGAAGGCCAACCAGGAGCTGAAGGAGGCTGAAGCCAAagtccgtgaggagaggaggaaGGAGGACGCCGTGAGGCGTTCCTTGGAGGAGGAGACAGATGGCCTTgggaagatggtgaagaggTTGGAGGGCCAGGTGAAGGAGTTGCAGGAGGCTGCCGTTGCTGCAAAGGCGACGAGGAAGGAGCGGGAGGCCGCCGTTTTTGAGGCAGGGGTTGCCGCAGGGGTCAAAGACTGCGTTAAGTCCGCTTATCGCTTCTTCCCTGATAATGATTGGGCCAAGCTGGGACCCGATGCTGCTCTCGCCCTTGAGGAGGCAAAAGTTGAAGATGCCACCAGCTCTGAGAAAGTCGAAGCCGGCGCCAAGGAAGTTCTTGGGGGTACTTCTGAGGGAGAAACTGCGGCTAAGGACCGACAGGAGGCTGAGAAGGCATCCCTTCCGGAACTTGATGTGGTGGCCCAGGTGGAGGCCTTAGTTGTGGCTCCCTCCCAGAACGCAATCTCCTCGGACGCCCTGGCAATCGATGAAGTCCCCAAGGCCTCCTCCTCTCCAGTTGCTTCTTAA